The proteins below come from a single Serratia ficaria genomic window:
- a CDS encoding 6-phospho-beta-glucosidase — MTKIAVIGGGSSYTPELVEGLIAHYREVPLSELALVDVEAGREKVTTIAELTERMLKRSGLDQVKVSVHFSLEPAIRGAQFVLTQLRVGQLAARAADERLGLKYRRLGQETTGVGGFAKALRTIPVMLEVARVVEAVAPDAWIINFTNPAGIVTEAVSRYSKAKIIGLCNVPITMHHMIANMLKAPFDRVDLRFAGLNHMVWVHQVTQNGVDVTAAVLEMLSSGETLSMNNIKDLPWPPAFLQALGAIPCPYHRYFYQTADMLEEELEAAAAQGTRAEQVMKVEAELFELYADPALDKKPEQLSLRGGAFYSEVAVELLRAIHNNSGKVMVVNTRNNGAIQGLPDDAVIETNCVIDAQGAHPLSFGRLPLAMNGLTQQVKDFERLTIEAAVHGDRQSALLALVVNPLIGGAGIAEPLLDEVLSLNRDYLPQFN, encoded by the coding sequence ATGACTAAGATAGCGGTAATCGGCGGCGGCAGCAGCTATACGCCGGAACTGGTCGAAGGGCTGATCGCCCACTACCGGGAGGTGCCTCTGAGCGAGCTGGCGCTGGTGGACGTTGAGGCCGGTCGGGAGAAGGTGACGACCATCGCCGAACTGACCGAAAGAATGCTGAAACGCAGCGGGCTGGATCAGGTGAAAGTGTCGGTGCATTTTTCGCTGGAGCCGGCGATCCGCGGCGCGCAGTTCGTATTGACGCAGCTGCGGGTCGGGCAGCTGGCGGCGCGCGCCGCCGATGAACGGCTGGGGCTGAAATACCGGCGGCTGGGGCAGGAGACCACCGGCGTTGGCGGGTTCGCCAAGGCGCTGCGCACCATTCCGGTGATGCTGGAGGTGGCGCGGGTGGTGGAGGCGGTGGCGCCGGACGCCTGGATCATCAACTTCACCAACCCGGCGGGCATTGTCACCGAGGCGGTATCCCGTTACAGCAAGGCGAAGATTATCGGCCTGTGCAACGTGCCGATCACCATGCACCATATGATAGCCAATATGCTGAAGGCGCCCTTCGATCGGGTGGACCTGCGCTTCGCCGGGCTGAACCATATGGTGTGGGTCCATCAGGTGACGCAAAACGGCGTCGACGTGACCGCCGCGGTGCTGGAGATGCTGAGCAGCGGCGAAACGCTGTCGATGAACAACATCAAGGATTTGCCCTGGCCGCCGGCGTTCCTGCAGGCGCTGGGCGCCATTCCTTGCCCTTATCACCGCTATTTCTATCAGACTGCCGACATGCTGGAAGAGGAGCTGGAAGCCGCCGCCGCGCAGGGCACCCGCGCCGAACAGGTGATGAAGGTGGAGGCGGAGCTGTTCGAACTTTATGCCGATCCGGCGCTGGATAAAAAGCCGGAGCAGCTGAGCTTGCGCGGCGGCGCCTTTTATTCCGAGGTGGCGGTGGAGCTGCTCCGCGCCATTCACAACAACAGCGGTAAAGTTATGGTGGTCAACACCCGCAACAACGGCGCCATTCAGGGGTTGCCGGATGATGCGGTGATCGAAACCAACTGCGTGATCGACGCGCAGGGGGCGCATCCGCTGAGCTTCGGGCGATTGCCGCTGGCGATGAACGGCCTGACGCAGCAGGTGAAAGACTTCGAGCGGCTGACCATCGAGGCGGCGGTGCACGGCGATCGGCAAAGCGCGCTGTTGGCGCTGGTGGTGAACCCGCTGATCGGCGGCGCCGGCATCGCCGAGCCGTTGCTGGACGAGGTGTTGAGCCTGAATCGGGATTACTTGCCGCAGTTCAACTGA
- a CDS encoding winged helix-turn-helix transcriptional regulator, producing MNVTGQPHDLRNSDCQKISQVLARVGEKWSILIIMLLASGPRRFTEIKRAINGISQRMLTLCLRGLERDGLIKRTVYAVMPPHVEYELTPLGRSLTEPVIALGTWANDHIADIDAAREAFDAQQASQSNIPSQFK from the coding sequence ATGAATGTAACCGGCCAACCCCATGATCTTCGAAATTCCGACTGTCAAAAGATCAGCCAGGTATTGGCCCGCGTCGGGGAAAAATGGAGCATCCTCATTATTATGCTTCTGGCCAGCGGCCCGCGCAGGTTTACGGAAATCAAGCGGGCTATCAATGGAATATCGCAAAGAATGTTGACGCTGTGCCTCCGTGGGCTTGAGCGGGACGGGCTTATCAAAAGAACGGTTTATGCGGTGATGCCGCCGCATGTGGAATATGAATTGACGCCGCTTGGACGCTCGCTCACGGAGCCTGTTATCGCGCTTGGAACCTGGGCAAATGATCATATTGCAGATATCGATGCCGCCAGAGAGGCATTTGACGCGCAGCAAGCGAGCCAAAGCAATATTCCGTCTCAATTCAAATAA
- a CDS encoding pirin family protein, with product MNTVFARNAEPPMRRIAHRTRGQGHGPITRLMSPSDLGQVVKPFVFLDLFDADQHTMQAMSAMPLHPHSGIATVTVPVEGAFRYADPASGTSSTLTYGGVEWSHAGGGMWHGKELSAADVPRIQGFQLWLALPAELEGSESISCYIEAQNMHQDGPAHVIVGKHQGAQSPVPAPAGINYLLVTLPAGERWSYRPPSGHTVGWLAMAKGSLDAGAGASVSAGEMVVFEPGEMPIELEATGKKDAVFVLGSAVPHPYPLHLGSYSVHTSAQALEAGERRIAELGRKLKEAGDRRTASGTIPVFR from the coding sequence ATGAACACCGTTTTTGCCCGTAACGCCGAGCCCCCAATGCGGCGCATCGCGCATCGCACGCGGGGCCAGGGCCACGGGCCTATCACCCGGCTGATGAGTCCTTCCGATCTGGGCCAGGTAGTCAAGCCCTTCGTGTTTCTCGACCTGTTCGATGCGGACCAGCACACCATGCAGGCGATGAGCGCGATGCCACTGCATCCGCACTCGGGCATCGCCACTGTGACCGTGCCGGTCGAAGGCGCTTTCCGCTACGCAGATCCCGCCAGCGGCACCTCCAGCACGCTGACCTACGGTGGCGTGGAATGGTCACATGCCGGGGGCGGCATGTGGCATGGCAAGGAATTGTCCGCCGCCGACGTACCGCGCATTCAGGGTTTTCAGCTTTGGCTGGCCTTGCCCGCGGAACTCGAGGGCAGCGAGTCGATAAGCTGCTACATCGAAGCCCAAAACATGCATCAGGACGGGCCGGCGCACGTCATCGTCGGCAAGCACCAGGGGGCGCAAAGCCCGGTGCCCGCACCGGCAGGCATCAACTACCTGCTGGTGACGCTGCCGGCCGGTGAACGCTGGTCTTACCGCCCGCCTTCCGGCCATACCGTCGGCTGGTTGGCAATGGCGAAGGGCAGCCTCGATGCCGGTGCCGGCGCTTCGGTCAGCGCGGGAGAAATGGTGGTGTTCGAGCCGGGCGAAATGCCCATTGAGCTTGAAGCAACCGGCAAGAAAGATGCCGTATTCGTCCTTGGTTCGGCCGTACCGCATCCCTACCCGCTGCATCTTGGCTCTTACTCGGTGCATACCTCCGCGCAGGCGCTGGAAGCCGGCGAGCGCCGCATCGCTGAACTGGGCAGGAAGTTGAAGGAAGCCGGAGATCGTCGTACGGCATCGGGGACGATCCCGGTATTCCGCTGA
- the etsC gene encoding macrolide efflux RND transporter outer membrane subunit EtsC, producing the protein MKILSPLALCLAALLSAGCGNALKSDYQTPQVAYPAQWQHADAGDVPPPFDWRDFRDPQLDRWLRQVMAGNNDLAAAVLRLYRARLNAERVDVSNAPSLSATLNAGSGRPLSESSPWTKSSSASLSTGYELDLWGKIARQRDAAEWASQASEQDLQAFRLTLLSDASNNYWRLGYINQQIAVSRQSIAYARDTLRLANARFHAGSISALDVVNAERSLLTQENHLLALRHQRQQALNVQTVLLGAPPGHAVVEPAHLPTQPLPQVNGGIPASVLGNRPDIRAKELQLRAALANVDIKRAEYYPTFNLTGSLGTSSTALLEFLRNPIGTVGASLTLPFLQWRQMGLDVKIARNDYEQRVLAFKQSLYKAMADVDDALSLRAQLMAQETHQRAVLALARKSERLNELRYRQGAVAITDWLDAQEQRRQAELALDENRFSQYQNLAKIYLEFGGSPP; encoded by the coding sequence ATGAAAATTTTATCTCCCCTGGCTTTATGCCTCGCCGCCCTGCTCAGCGCCGGCTGCGGCAACGCGCTGAAAAGCGATTATCAAACGCCGCAGGTCGCGTATCCGGCCCAGTGGCAACATGCCGATGCCGGCGACGTTCCGCCGCCGTTTGACTGGCGCGATTTTCGCGATCCGCAGCTCGACCGGTGGCTGCGGCAGGTAATGGCCGGCAACAATGACCTGGCCGCCGCGGTGCTGCGGCTCTACCGCGCCCGGCTGAATGCTGAACGGGTCGACGTCAGCAACGCCCCCAGCCTCAGCGCCACGCTGAACGCCGGCAGCGGCAGGCCGTTGTCCGAATCCTCGCCCTGGACCAAGAGCAGCAGCGCCAGCCTCAGCACCGGCTATGAGCTCGACCTGTGGGGCAAGATTGCCCGCCAGCGCGACGCCGCCGAGTGGGCCAGCCAGGCCAGCGAGCAGGATTTGCAGGCATTCCGCCTGACGTTGCTGAGCGACGCCAGCAACAACTACTGGCGCCTCGGCTACATCAACCAGCAGATCGCCGTCAGCCGACAGAGCATCGCCTATGCCAGAGACACGCTGCGGCTGGCCAACGCCCGCTTTCACGCCGGCAGCATCTCGGCGCTCGACGTGGTGAATGCCGAACGCAGCCTGCTGACTCAGGAAAACCACCTGCTGGCGCTGCGGCATCAACGCCAGCAGGCGCTGAATGTGCAAACGGTGTTGCTGGGCGCGCCGCCGGGTCATGCCGTAGTGGAACCCGCTCATCTGCCGACGCAGCCGCTGCCGCAGGTCAACGGCGGTATTCCGGCCAGCGTGCTGGGCAACCGGCCGGACATTCGCGCCAAAGAGCTGCAGCTGCGCGCCGCACTGGCCAACGTCGACATCAAACGCGCCGAGTATTACCCGACCTTTAATCTGACCGGCTCTCTGGGCACCAGCAGCACCGCGCTGCTGGAGTTTCTGCGCAATCCGATCGGTACCGTCGGCGCCAGCCTGACGCTGCCGTTTCTCCAATGGCGGCAAATGGGCCTGGACGTCAAAATCGCCCGCAACGACTATGAGCAGCGGGTACTGGCGTTCAAGCAGTCGTTGTACAAAGCGATGGCCGACGTGGACGACGCGCTGTCGCTGCGGGCGCAGCTGATGGCGCAGGAGACGCATCAACGGGCGGTGCTGGCGCTGGCGCGCAAATCAGAACGGCTGAATGAGCTGCGCTACCGACAGGGCGCGGTCGCCATCACCGACTGGCTGGATGCGCAGGAACAGCGCCGACAGGCGGAACTGGCGCTGGATGAAAACCGATTCAGCCAATATCAAAACCTGGCGAAAATTTATCTGGAATTCGGCGGTTCGCCGCCATGA
- the celB gene encoding PTS cellobiose transporter subunit IIC, translating into MAGLNSILERYVLPTALKIAGQKHILSVRDGIILNMPFMLIGSFFLIFAYLPIPSYAGLMSEVFGAAWRDKLLYPVKATYDIMAIISSFGIAYRLAEKYRGMDPLSTGAVSLVAFIMTIPQHTLFAPVKGAAEQIVKGVLPMNFIGSQGLFVAIVVALLSTEIYRFVHNRNLVINMPEGVPPAVAKSFLALIPGFCVLAVILILRLIVEATPFGDINTMIATLIGIPMHHVGGTLPGMIFSVILIGLLWTLGLHGDAIVLVFIQPVWLANMSENLVAFQNNQPIPHIITQQFYDLWIAPGGTGALLGLVIFMLIRSRSAQMKQLGKIAAPGCLFNISEPMVFGIPLVMNPYFFLPFILTPVVLVIVTYSAMATGLVTPPVGIALPFTTPIFISGYLATGGHISGTVIQVVNLLISMAIYYPFFRAWDRLKYREEHQAAQAAEPAVNAESPVSS; encoded by the coding sequence ATGGCGGGACTCAATAGCATTCTGGAACGTTACGTATTGCCGACGGCGCTGAAGATTGCCGGGCAAAAACATATTCTGTCGGTGCGCGACGGCATTATTTTGAATATGCCGTTCATGTTGATCGGTTCGTTCTTTTTGATTTTCGCCTACCTGCCGATCCCCAGCTACGCCGGGCTGATGAGCGAGGTGTTCGGCGCGGCCTGGCGCGACAAGCTGCTGTACCCGGTCAAGGCGACCTACGACATCATGGCGATCATTTCCAGTTTCGGCATCGCCTACCGGCTGGCGGAGAAGTACCGCGGCATGGATCCGCTCAGCACCGGCGCGGTGTCGCTGGTGGCGTTTATCATGACCATTCCTCAGCATACGCTGTTCGCCCCGGTGAAGGGCGCGGCGGAACAGATTGTCAAAGGGGTGCTGCCGATGAACTTTATCGGCAGCCAGGGGCTGTTCGTGGCGATCGTGGTGGCGCTGCTGTCGACGGAGATCTACCGTTTCGTCCACAACCGCAATCTGGTGATCAACATGCCCGAAGGGGTGCCGCCGGCGGTGGCCAAATCGTTCCTGGCGCTGATCCCCGGTTTTTGCGTGCTGGCGGTGATCCTGATACTGCGCCTGATCGTCGAGGCGACGCCGTTTGGCGACATCAACACCATGATCGCCACGCTGATCGGCATCCCGATGCATCACGTCGGCGGCACCCTGCCGGGGATGATTTTCTCGGTGATCCTGATCGGGCTGCTGTGGACGCTGGGGCTGCACGGCGACGCCATCGTGCTGGTGTTTATCCAGCCGGTGTGGCTGGCCAACATGTCGGAAAACCTGGTGGCGTTCCAGAATAACCAGCCGATCCCGCACATCATTACCCAACAGTTTTATGATTTATGGATCGCGCCCGGCGGCACCGGCGCCTTGCTGGGGCTGGTGATCTTTATGCTGATCCGCAGCCGCAGCGCGCAAATGAAGCAGCTGGGCAAAATCGCCGCGCCGGGCTGCCTGTTCAATATCAGCGAGCCGATGGTGTTCGGCATTCCGCTGGTGATGAACCCGTATTTCTTCCTGCCGTTTATTTTAACGCCGGTGGTGCTGGTGATCGTCACCTACAGCGCGATGGCCACCGGGCTGGTGACGCCGCCGGTAGGGATTGCGCTGCCGTTCACCACGCCCATTTTCATCAGCGGCTATCTGGCGACCGGCGGCCATATTTCCGGCACGGTGATTCAGGTGGTTAACTTGCTGATCTCGATGGCAATCTACTATCCGTTCTTCCGCGCCTGGGACCGGCTGAAATACCGCGAAGAGCATCAGGCGGCGCAGGCGGCGGAGCCTGCCGTCAACGCAGAAAGCCCGGTATCGTCCTAA
- the proP gene encoding glycine betaine/L-proline transporter ProP codes for MKLRKKRHKPMHINDITIIDDSKLKKAITAAALGNAMEWFDFGVYGFVAYALGQVFFPGASPGVQMIAALATFSVPFLVRPLGGLFFGAMGDKFGRQKVLSITIIIMAVSTFCIGLIPSYASIGIWAPILLLLAKLAQGFSVGGEYSGAAIFVAEYSPDRKRGFMGSWLDFGSIAGFVLGAGVVVLISSIVGEANFLDWGWRIPFFIAAPLGLIGLYLRHALEETPAFQQHVDKMEKDDRNAIENPPKTSFKEIASKHWKSLLVCVGIVISTNVTYYMLLTYMPSYLSHNLHYSEDHGVLIIIAIMIGMLFVQPVIGLTSDRVGRKPFIIGGSIGLMALAVPCFILINSNVIGLIFLGLLVLAVLLNCFTGVMASILPAMFPTHIRYSALAISFNISVLVAGATPTAAAWLVESTGNLYMPAYYLMVVAVIGLITGLYMKETANKPLRGATPAASDRAEAKELLQETYDNIEQKVEDINAQIAELEKKKQTLIDQHPKLD; via the coding sequence ATGAAGTTAAGAAAAAAACGTCATAAACCGATGCACATTAATGACATCACCATCATCGACGACAGCAAGCTGAAGAAGGCGATCACCGCGGCCGCATTGGGCAACGCGATGGAGTGGTTCGACTTCGGCGTTTACGGCTTCGTAGCCTACGCCCTTGGGCAAGTCTTCTTTCCCGGCGCCTCTCCCGGCGTCCAGATGATCGCCGCGCTGGCGACCTTCTCGGTGCCTTTCCTGGTACGTCCGCTAGGCGGCCTGTTCTTTGGCGCCATGGGTGACAAATTCGGTCGCCAAAAAGTCCTGTCCATCACCATCATCATCATGGCGGTGAGCACCTTCTGTATCGGCCTGATCCCGTCCTACGCCTCGATCGGCATCTGGGCGCCGATCCTGCTGCTGCTGGCCAAGCTGGCGCAGGGTTTCTCCGTCGGCGGCGAATACTCCGGCGCGGCTATCTTCGTGGCCGAATACTCGCCGGACCGCAAGCGCGGCTTTATGGGCAGCTGGCTTGATTTCGGCTCCATCGCCGGCTTCGTGCTGGGCGCAGGGGTGGTGGTACTGATCTCGAGCATCGTCGGCGAAGCCAACTTCCTCGACTGGGGCTGGCGTATTCCGTTCTTCATCGCCGCGCCGCTGGGCCTGATCGGTTTGTACCTGCGCCACGCGCTGGAAGAAACCCCGGCGTTCCAGCAGCACGTGGACAAGATGGAGAAAGACGATCGCAACGCCATCGAAAACCCGCCGAAGACCTCGTTCAAAGAGATCGCCTCCAAACACTGGAAAAGCCTGTTGGTATGCGTCGGCATCGTGATCTCCACCAACGTGACCTACTACATGTTGCTGACCTACATGCCGAGCTACCTGTCGCATAATCTGCACTATTCGGAAGATCACGGCGTACTGATCATCATCGCCATCATGATCGGCATGCTGTTCGTGCAGCCGGTGATCGGCCTGACCAGCGACCGCGTCGGCCGCAAGCCGTTCATCATCGGCGGCAGCATCGGCCTGATGGCGCTGGCGGTGCCCTGCTTCATTCTGATCAACAGCAACGTGATCGGCCTGATCTTCCTCGGCCTGCTGGTGCTGGCGGTGCTGCTGAACTGCTTCACCGGCGTGATGGCCTCCATCCTGCCGGCGATGTTCCCGACGCACATCCGCTACAGCGCCCTGGCGATTTCGTTCAACATCTCGGTGCTGGTCGCCGGCGCCACCCCAACGGCCGCCGCCTGGCTGGTGGAATCTACCGGCAACCTGTACATGCCGGCCTACTACCTGATGGTGGTCGCGGTGATCGGCCTGATTACCGGGCTGTACATGAAAGAAACCGCCAATAAACCGCTGCGCGGCGCCACGCCGGCCGCTTCGGACCGTGCCGAGGCCAAGGAGCTGCTGCAGGAAACCTACGACAACATCGAACAGAAGGTCGAGGATATCAACGCGCAGATCGCCGAGCTGGAAAAGAAAAAGCAGACGCTGATCGACCAGCATCCCAAGCTGGACTAA
- the eptB gene encoding kdo(2)-lipid A phosphoethanolamine 7''-transferase, giving the protein MQKFRRWTQLQVCFFIAFYLGVLLNIPIFYRRYQQLRYDNVLSISIEAFAAFSLVCFIMLLISHLGRRLFRMLATLLVLSSVAASYYMVLFHVDIGYGILAAVMTTDVDLSKESVGWHFVVWMVLVSLLPLLLIWLAPMAEASLRAGNRRTLLKKSGIMLAAGLCCWLPLKLMGQVQDQHDKENNQMMASYGGVVAGSYSPSNWLSALGLFTYSAYTQAEDSRNLFDPAAHFTYQPPKDVDDLYVVFVIGESARRDHMGVYGYRRDNTPNLDKEANLAVLQGYSCDTSTKLSLRCMFVREGGASEAPQRTLKEMNVFSVLKKQGFSSELFSMQSEAWFYNKTQADDYALRETIQAEKRNAGKPVDDMALINELQDSLGRHPQGKHLVILHTKGSHYMYTERYPRAFARYKPECQGIDDACSTEEMINSYDNSLLYTDAFLEQVFNQLRSRNAIVFYASDHGESISENLHFHGTPRDHAPKEQRTIPIMVWASDKFLSQPDHQAAFNQLKALQQAKTPVFHEKLFDSILGCIGYTSPDGGIVKQRNWCQVN; this is encoded by the coding sequence ATGCAGAAATTCCGACGTTGGACCCAGTTGCAGGTCTGCTTCTTCATTGCGTTTTATCTTGGCGTATTACTCAATATCCCCATTTTCTATCGTCGCTATCAGCAGCTGCGCTATGACAATGTGTTGTCCATCAGCATTGAAGCGTTCGCCGCCTTCAGCCTGGTGTGCTTCATCATGCTGCTGATTTCCCATTTGGGGCGGCGTCTGTTCCGCATGCTGGCTACGTTGCTGGTGCTGAGCTCGGTGGCCGCCAGCTATTATATGGTGCTGTTCCATGTCGATATCGGCTACGGCATTCTGGCCGCGGTGATGACTACCGACGTCGACCTGTCCAAAGAATCGGTGGGCTGGCATTTCGTGGTGTGGATGGTGTTGGTCAGCCTGCTGCCGCTGCTGTTGATCTGGCTGGCGCCGATGGCGGAGGCCTCGCTGCGCGCCGGCAACCGCCGTACGCTGCTGAAAAAGAGCGGGATCATGCTGGCCGCCGGGCTGTGCTGCTGGCTGCCGCTGAAGCTGATGGGGCAGGTGCAGGACCAGCACGACAAAGAGAATAACCAGATGATGGCCAGCTACGGCGGCGTGGTGGCCGGCAGCTATTCGCCTTCCAACTGGTTGTCCGCGCTGGGCCTATTCACCTACAGCGCCTACACCCAGGCGGAGGACAGCCGCAATCTGTTCGACCCGGCGGCGCATTTTACCTATCAGCCGCCGAAGGACGTCGATGACCTTTATGTGGTGTTCGTGATCGGCGAAAGTGCGCGGCGTGACCATATGGGGGTTTACGGCTACCGGCGCGACAATACGCCCAACCTGGACAAAGAGGCGAATCTGGCGGTGTTGCAGGGCTACTCCTGCGATACTTCGACCAAGCTCTCCCTGCGCTGCATGTTCGTGCGCGAGGGCGGCGCCTCGGAGGCGCCGCAGCGCACGCTGAAGGAAATGAACGTTTTCTCGGTGCTGAAAAAGCAGGGCTTTTCTTCGGAGCTGTTCTCGATGCAGAGCGAGGCCTGGTTCTATAACAAGACTCAGGCGGATGACTATGCGCTGCGGGAAACCATTCAGGCGGAAAAACGCAACGCCGGCAAACCCGTCGACGACATGGCGCTGATTAACGAGCTGCAGGACTCTCTGGGCCGCCATCCGCAGGGCAAGCACCTGGTGATTCTGCACACCAAAGGCTCGCATTATATGTATACCGAACGCTACCCGCGCGCCTTCGCCCGCTATAAGCCGGAATGCCAGGGCATCGACGACGCCTGCTCCACCGAGGAGATGATCAATTCCTATGACAACAGCCTGTTGTACACCGACGCCTTCCTGGAGCAGGTGTTCAACCAGTTGCGCAGCCGCAACGCCATCGTGTTTTACGCTTCGGATCACGGTGAATCGATCTCCGAGAACCTGCATTTCCACGGCACGCCGCGCGACCACGCGCCCAAAGAGCAGCGCACCATTCCGATCATGGTCTGGGCGTCGGACAAGTTTCTCAGCCAGCCCGATCATCAGGCGGCGTTCAACCAGCTGAAGGCGCTGCAGCAGGCCAAGACGCCGGTGTTCCATGAGAAGTTGTTCGACAGCATATTGGGCTGCATTGGCTACACTTCGCCGGACGGCGGCATCGTCAAACAGCGCAACTGGTGCCAGGTTAACTGA
- a CDS encoding FMN-dependent NADH-azoreductase, translating into MTLLHIDASILNEQSVSRQLTAAIVKRLSETASDIEIVRSDLAAEPIGHLSTPEFLAFQGIEPEDAAARQAVSRNAKLLNDFLAADTVVVGAPMYNFSLPSQLKAWLDRIAVAGKTFRYSASGVEGLAGGKRVIVASTRGGQYSEGAPAAFLDHQETYLRGFFGFLGITDVTFVRAEGLGLGDDARKAAIDAAVADVEKLSA; encoded by the coding sequence ATGACACTTCTTCATATCGACGCCAGCATTCTGAACGAACAATCAGTGAGCCGCCAGCTCACGGCCGCCATCGTCAAGCGGTTGAGCGAAACCGCTTCTGACATCGAGATCGTCCGCAGCGACCTTGCCGCAGAACCGATCGGCCACCTCTCAACGCCTGAGTTCCTGGCCTTCCAGGGAATCGAGCCAGAGGACGCCGCCGCCAGGCAGGCAGTCAGCCGCAACGCCAAGCTATTGAACGACTTCCTCGCCGCCGACACCGTCGTCGTGGGCGCCCCCATGTACAACTTCTCGCTGCCCTCGCAGCTCAAGGCCTGGCTCGACCGGATCGCCGTGGCCGGCAAAACCTTCCGTTACAGCGCCAGCGGTGTTGAGGGACTGGCCGGCGGCAAGCGGGTCATAGTGGCGTCCACCCGCGGCGGACAGTACAGCGAAGGAGCCCCGGCGGCCTTCCTCGATCATCAGGAAACCTACCTGCGCGGCTTCTTCGGCTTTCTGGGCATCACCGACGTGACCTTCGTACGCGCCGAGGGGCTGGGTTTGGGCGACGACGCCCGCAAGGCGGCCATCGACGCGGCGGTGGCCGACGTCGAGAAACTTAGCGCCTGA